A stretch of Procambarus clarkii isolate CNS0578487 chromosome 80, FALCON_Pclarkii_2.0, whole genome shotgun sequence DNA encodes these proteins:
- the LOC138357800 gene encoding merozoite surface protein 2-like — translation MPSSTQVSKSDSGLRRPKRSLGRVLLRNLFNLSGIVNRSGTASHNRTAIDSNTVCHCGTSSFNRIIIDSGTASHSGTASHSGTAMHSGTASHSSTASHSGTASHSSTASHSGTASHTSTASHSGTASHNSTASHSNTATHNRITAHSDITNHGQPETPIPPTIVYNISHVENMYMKTGNDGMREEAERREKERTKQMIARLESKMAKMNHGYEVMRQWIEVLRRGLVATRRLKREEEDQVMGWDKVVIKQEGEGKGGQRKE, via the exons ATGCCTTCGTCGACTCAAGTCTCGAAGTCTGATAGCGGCCTTCGTCGCCCGAAGAGATCCCTGGGACGGGTACTTTTGCGCAATCTCTTCAACCTCAGTGGCATAGTCAACCGCAGTGGCACAGCCAGCCACAACAGGACAGCCATAGACAGCAACACAGTGTGTCACTGTGGCACATCCAGTTTTAACAGGATAATCATAGACAGTGGTACAGCCAGCCACAGCGGCACAGCCAGCCACAGCGGTACAGCCATGCACAGCGGTACAGCCAGCCACAGCAGCACAGCCAGCCACAGCGGTACAGCCAGCCACAGCAGCACCGCCAGCCACAGCGGCACAGCCAgccacaccagcacagccagccaCAGCGGCACAGCCAGTCACAACAGCACAGCCAGCCACAGCAACACAGCCACCCACAACAGGATAACCGCCCACAGCGATATAACCAATCACGGCCAGCCAG AAACGCCTATTCCACCCACCATTGTATATAACATCTCTCACGTCGAGAATATGTACATGAAGACCGGGAACgatggaatgagggaagaggcagagaggcgaGAGAAGGAGAGAACGAAGCAGATGATAGCCAGACTGGAGAGTAAAATGGCGAAGATGAACCATGGTTACGAGGTGATGAGGCAGTGGATAGAGGTCCTGAGGCGAGGGCTCGTGGCGACAAGGCGACTCAAGCGAGAAGAGGAGGATCAAGTAATGGGATGGGATAAGGTGGTAATAAAgcaggagggagagggaaagggtGGGCAGAGGAAGGAATAA